A portion of the Trachemys scripta elegans isolate TJP31775 chromosome 11, CAS_Tse_1.0, whole genome shotgun sequence genome contains these proteins:
- the LOC117885160 gene encoding keratin, type II cytoskeletal 8-like: MSSYPRSRPMSFSSRSQGSQPSWGSLYRAGSGFQPGLRSSPSLGRLGPSGVSGSFLLSSMPSLEIDPALHQIRSDEKEQIKGLNNQFVSFIDKVRNLEQQNKVLETQLKLLKDKDQYKSNLGQIMARSSQNLKQQIETLSQDKGKLGTELDHMQALLEELKGRYEDEIHRRNQLENEFVVTKKDLDDMYLQKVDIESKLESIMDEINYLKQLYDEGIRELQSQIQNTQVTVEMDNSRELEMKQVIXHFDDMATQARKHNDEMKSIKNEIAELNRYAQRINADIEALKNQRANLESAIALAEEQGEQAVRRAKDTVQELEDALKGAKQDMARKVREYQELMNIKLALDMEIATYRKLLEGEENRMIGQGPNLHSSAMDKRAGLLPSRVALPSPGRAATLPGPASSPKRPILIKTVETKDGKVLSESSHFSEN, from the exons ATGAGCAGCTACCCGCGCTCCAGGCCGATGAGTTTCAGCAGCCGCTCCCAGGGCTcgcagcccagctggggctccctgTACCGGGCCGGCTCGGGcttccagccggggctccgcagctcccccagcctgggccGCCTCGGCCCCAGCGGCGTGTCCGGCTCCTTCCTGCTCTCCTCCATGCCCAGCCTGGAGATCGACCCCGCGCTGCACCAGATCCGCAGCGATGAGAAGGAGCAGATCAAAGGACTCAACAACCAGTTCGTCTCCTTCATCGACAAG GTGCGTAACCTCGAGCAGCAGAACAAAGTGCTGGAGACACAGCTGAAGCTGCTGAAGGACAAGGACCAATACAAGTCCAACCTGGGGCAGATCATGGCGCGCTCCAGCCAGAACCTGAAGCAGCAGATCGAGACGCTGAGCCAGGACAAAGGCAAGCTAGGGACGGAGCTGGACCACATGCAGGCGTTGCTGGAGGAGCTGAAGGGCAG gtACGAGGACGAGATCCATCGGCGGAACCAGCTGGAGAACGAATTTGTCGTGACGAAGAAG GATCTCGACGACATGTATCTGCAGAAGGTGGATATCGAATCGAAGCTGGAGAGTATCATGGACGAAATCAACTACCTCAAGCAGCTGTATGACGAG gggaTCCGGGAGCTGCAGTCCCAGATCCAGAACACACAGGTGACGGTGGAGATGGATAACAGCCGGGAGCTGGAGATGAAGCAGGTCATAGANCAC tTCGATGACATGGCGACCCAGGCCCGGAAGCACAACGACGAGATGAAAAGCATCAAGAATGAGATCGCGGAGCTGAACCGCTACGCCCAGAGGATCAATGCTGACATCGAGGCCCTGAAGAACCAG CGAGCCAACCTGGAGAGCGCCATCGCGCTGGCGGAGGAGCAGGGCGAGCAGGCCGTGCGCCGCGCCAAGGACACGGTGCAGGAGCTGGAGGATGCGCTGAAGGGGGCCAAGCAGGACATGGCGCGGAAGGTGCGCGAGTACCAGGAGCTGATGAACATCAAGCTGGCCCTGGATATGGAGATCGCCACCTACCGCAAGCTGCTGGAGGGCGAGGAGAACCG GATGATTGGCCAAGGCCCGAACCTGCATAGCAGCGCCATGGACAAACGGG CTGGACTCCTGCCTTCCCGAGTGGCACTCCCCTCCCCGGGCAGGGCTGCCACGCTGCCCGGGCCAGCCTCCTCGCCCAAGAGGCCGATCCTGATCAAGACCGTCGAGACCAAGGATGGGAAGGTCCTCTCGGAGTCCAGCCACTTCTCGGAAAACTAG